A region of the Nocardia asteroides genome:
AGGTTCTGCTGGATGATCTGCGCGATCTGCACCCAGGTGGGGTCGTTGTACATCACGTCGCGGATGACCAGCTTGCGGCCGTCCTTCTCGCGGACGTCGCCGTTGAGCTTCCAGCCCAGATCGTCGAGTTCCTTCGCCGCGGCTGCCGGATCGTAGCCGAGACTGTTGTCGCGATAGCCCTCCTGCCCTTGCAGGAAGACGTGGTTGTTCAACGGCTTCGGGTTCTCCACCAGGCCGTTCTGGGTGGCGGTCGCGATGCCCTGCCGGTCGATCGCCTTCGAGATCGCCACGCGCAGTTTCGGGTCGGCGAGGATGGAGCCGGGGGCCCCGTTGAACGTGATGTGCCGCCACCGGTTACCCGGCGCCCGGCGCACGACCAGCCCCGAGGTGCTGCGGACGGTCTTGACGTCGTCGATCGTGCTCAGCCGCACCGCGTCGAGTTCGTTGTTCTGCAGTGCGCCCACCCAGGCCACTCGATCGAGCACGCTGTAGGTGATGGTGTCCAGCTTCGGCCGCTCGCCCCACCACTTCGGGTTGCGAGCCAAGACGATGCGGCCCTGGGCACGGTTGGTCGACTCGACCACGAACGGGCCCGCCGTCGGACCCATGCGGTCGACCAGGCTGTGGTTGAACGCCTCGGGATCGCCGGTCACCGACTTCGGGAACAGCGCCATGTTGCCGGCGAACTGGCCGCGCCACTCCGCGTACGGCTGCTTGAACGTAATGACGGCTTGCCGGTCGTCGACGCCCCGTTCGACCTTCTCGACCCGGTCGAAGCCATTGGAGATAGCGATCAGGAAGCGCTTGTCGGCGCCGCTCAGCGCGTTGGCCTGAGAGCGGAGGTCCTCCCAGGTGATCGGGGCGCCGTCGGACCACACCGCCTTCGGATTGATCGTGTAGGTCACCTGCTGCGGATCGGTTCCGGTCAACTGGACATCGGTGAAGTAGTCCCTGTTCACCGTGAGCTGGCCCGCGGCGTCGGTGGTGAACGCGCGCGGCATGAGCGGCCGCTCGATGTCGCCGATCTCGCCGTCGTTCCCGTCGTTGGACAGCGTGTTCCAGTTCGCCGGGAACGACGTGGTGGCCAGGCGCAGGTTGCCGCCCTCGCGCAGTTCGTCCGGGCTCCTCGGATTGATGTCGCTGGTGGTGCCGAGCGCGTCGGACAGCCCCGTCGCCGACTCGGCGCCGTCCGCGCCGCACCCCGCTACCACGAGTCCGAGCGCGACGACCGGAACCGCCCAGCGCGCCGAGCGTGGCCGGGTGCAGCCTCGCGTGGATCGGATTCGCATCGCGCTCTCCTCTCTACCGACTCACGGCCGGCACCGGCACCGCATCGATCAGCGCCCGCGTGTACTCGTGTGTGGGCGCCGCGAAAATCTGCTCTGCCGAACCGTATTCCACGATCTTGCCGCGATACATGACGGCGATGTCGTGCGCCAGGTTCCGCACCACGGACAGGTCGTGCGAGACGAAGAGGTAGGACAGGCCGCGCTCGGTCTGCAGGTCGCGCAACAGGTTCAGCACACCCGCCTGGATGGAGACGTCCAGGGAGGAGACCGGCTCGTCCAGCACCAGCAGCTCCGGATCCAGCGCGAG
Encoded here:
- a CDS encoding ABC transporter family substrate-binding protein; protein product: MRIRSTRGCTRPRSARWAVPVVALGLVVAGCGADGAESATGLSDALGTTSDINPRSPDELREGGNLRLATTSFPANWNTLSNDGNDGEIGDIERPLMPRAFTTDAAGQLTVNRDYFTDVQLTGTDPQQVTYTINPKAVWSDGAPITWEDLRSQANALSGADKRFLIAISNGFDRVEKVERGVDDRQAVITFKQPYAEWRGQFAGNMALFPKSVTGDPEAFNHSLVDRMGPTAGPFVVESTNRAQGRIVLARNPKWWGERPKLDTITYSVLDRVAWVGALQNNELDAVRLSTIDDVKTVRSTSGLVVRRAPGNRWRHITFNGAPGSILADPKLRVAISKAIDRQGIATATQNGLVENPKPLNNHVFLQGQEGYRDNSLGYDPAAAAKELDDLGWKLNGDVREKDGRKLVIRDVMYNDPTWVQIAQIIQQNLAAVGVGLQIDTRPGAGYFTDVIQPGDFDAAQFIFSGDAFPLSSLPQIYAYHPDDLQGNFGRIGSPELNAMIDRTLSELDPAKAIELANQVDRAVFEEGHSLPLTQSEGNFGVRADIANYGSPGLASYDYTKIGFLK